The following coding sequences are from one Equus przewalskii isolate Varuska chromosome 23, EquPr2, whole genome shotgun sequence window:
- the METTL18 gene encoding histidine protein methyltransferase 1 homolog: MRMTFQFNFSIEDHLENELTPLGGGTLALDSSEESLVSESQKGKHRDKKCSTEEFDLPRDPSGEPKSVRNAAVFQDTDSSLSVANSSSNLEPYEKQLCLRIAKEHAMPKDLKKVLENKVIEMLPGLQRVNISVVKTILLKENFPGENIVSKSFSSHSDLITGVYEGGLKIWECTFDLLAYFTKAKVKFAGKKVLDLGCGSGLLGITAFKGGAKEIHFQDYNSMVIDEVTLPNVVANSTLEDEENDGNELDVKRCRKSKVVQDLCKCRFFSGEWSEFCKLVLSSEKVFEKYDLILTSETIYNPDYYGTLHQTFGRLLDKNGRVLLASKAHYFGVGGGIHLFQKFIEERNVFETRTLEIIDDGLKRFLIEMTFKSPR, encoded by the coding sequence ATGAGGATGacttttcaatttaatttcagTATAGAAGACCATCTGGAAAATGAATTAACACCCCTTGGAGGTGGAACTTTGGCCTTGGATTCCTCAGAAGAGTCTTTGGTCTCAGAAAGCCAAAAAGGTAAACATAGGGACAAAAAATGTTCTACAGAAGAGTTTGACTTGCCTCGGGATCCTTCGGGGGAACCTAAGTCAGTGAGAAATGCAGCTGTCTTTCAAGACACAGACAGCTCACTCAGTGTAGCTAACAGTTCAAGTAACTTGGAGCCGTATGAAAAACAGCTTTGCTTGAGAATTGCCAAAGAGCATGCTATGCCTAAAGATTTAAAGAAAGTGTTAGAAAATAAAGTCATCGAAATGTTACCAGGTCTCCAGCGTGTTAACATATCAGTAGTGAAAACCATCTTGTTGAAAGAGAACTTCCCTGGAGAAAACATCGTTTCAAAAAGCTTTTCTTCTCACTCTGATCTGATTACAGGTGTTTATGAAGGAGGCTTAAAAATCTGGGAATGTACCTTTGACCTCCTGGCTTATTTCACAAAAGCCAAAGTGAAATTTGCTGGGAAAAAAGTATTAGATCTTGGCTGTGGATCAGGGTTGCTGGGTATAACTGCATTCAAGGGAGGGGCCAAGGAAATTCATTTTCAAGACTACAACAGTATGGTGATTGATGAAGTAACCTTACCTAATGTCGTGGCTAACTCCACtttggaagatgaagaaaatgatggaaaCGAACTAGATGTGAAAAGATGCAGGAAATCAAAAGTAGTACAAGATCTGTGTAAGTGCCGGTTCTTTTCTGGAGAGTGGTCTGAGTTTTGTAAGCTTGTACTAAGCAGTGAAAAAGTCTTTGAAAAGTATGATCTCATTCTCACCTCAGAAACCATTTACAATCCAGATTATTATGGTACGTTGCACCAAACTTTTGGTAGATTGTTAGATAAAAATGGACGGGTACTTTTGGCCAGCAAAGCACATTATTTTGGTGTAGGTGGAGGTATTCATCTCTTTCAGAAGTTTATAGAAGAAAGGAATGTATTTGAGACTAGAACACTCGAAATAATTGATGACGGACTAAAGAGGTTCCTAATTGAAATGACTTTTAAGTCCCCCAGATAA